Proteins found in one Fulvitalea axinellae genomic segment:
- a CDS encoding SH3 domain-containing protein, translating into MFESQNFSVKIIKLFSLLIFLCSAQKGFSADRENLAKADSLFSKSQYEQALTIYEDIFTKEQKYSDSMLLRMALIYELGGNYAKNLYFLNLYYSNTSSRSTLERINTIAKKHELSGYEFSDRERVLNWMRTQRSVINISALALLIFFSGILFFLRKRKNIRPILGGTFLCLTTLGISLELNLSSIPPTKGIVLNDNAWLMDGPSSAADGSLKVPKGNKLKVIGKEDIWYEVTWEGRTGYIREGNLGVVI; encoded by the coding sequence ATGTTTGAAAGCCAAAACTTCTCTGTGAAAATTATCAAATTATTTTCGCTTCTTATCTTCCTTTGTTCAGCCCAAAAAGGCTTCTCCGCAGATAGGGAAAATTTAGCAAAAGCGGACTCCCTGTTTTCTAAAAGCCAATATGAGCAGGCTCTGACGATATACGAAGACATCTTCACCAAAGAGCAAAAGTACTCTGATTCAATGCTGTTACGCATGGCCTTGATATACGAACTGGGGGGTAATTACGCAAAAAACCTTTACTTCCTTAATTTGTACTATTCGAACACTAGCAGTCGTTCGACTTTGGAAAGAATAAACACCATAGCCAAGAAGCACGAGCTGTCTGGCTACGAGTTTTCCGACCGGGAACGTGTGCTCAATTGGATGCGGACACAACGGTCGGTCATAAATATATCGGCCTTGGCATTGCTGATTTTTTTCTCCGGAATACTTTTTTTCTTACGTAAGAGAAAAAATATCCGACCGATTTTGGGCGGGACCTTCCTTTGCCTCACTACCTTGGGTATTTCCCTTGAGCTCAACCTCTCCTCCATACCCCCCACCAAAGGCATTGTCCTAAACGACAACGCTTGGCTAATGGACGGCCCTTCGTCCGCCGCGGACGGTTCTTTGAAAGTTCCGAAGGGCAATAAACTGAAGGTTATCGGCAAGGAAGACATTTGGTATGAAGTGACTTGGGAGGGACGGACAGGCTATATTCGGGAAGGGAATCTCGGAGTCGTTATATAA
- a CDS encoding pyruvate dehydrogenase complex E1 component subunit beta — protein MKQLSANNTMRQIQFREALREAMSEEMRRDENVFLMGEEVAEYNGAYKVSQGMLDEFGAKRVIDTPITELGFAGIGVGAAMNGLRPIVEFMTFNFSLVAIDQVINAAAKMLSMSGGQFPIPMVFRGPTGNAGQLGAQHSQNFENWYANCPGLKVVVPSNPKDAKGLMKASIRDNDPVIFMESELMYGDKGEVPEGEYIIPIGVADVVREGTDVTLVSFGKMMKVANAAAEELAKEGVSAEVIDLRSVRPLDYKTIVESVKKTNRLVIVEEAWAMASMATDITYHIQQNAFDYLDAPVRKVNSWDVPLPYAPTLIEAILPNVEKTVKAVKEVMYS, from the coding sequence TTGAAACAACTATCAGCTAATAACACCATGAGACAGATACAATTTCGGGAAGCCCTTAGGGAAGCGATGAGTGAAGAAATGCGTCGCGATGAGAACGTTTTCCTCATGGGCGAGGAAGTTGCCGAGTATAATGGCGCATATAAGGTGAGTCAGGGAATGCTTGACGAGTTCGGCGCTAAGCGAGTGATCGACACTCCAATCACCGAGCTTGGCTTTGCGGGTATCGGCGTAGGAGCGGCCATGAATGGCCTCCGTCCAATCGTCGAGTTCATGACCTTCAACTTCTCGCTCGTGGCCATTGACCAAGTGATCAATGCCGCCGCCAAGATGCTGTCCATGTCGGGTGGCCAGTTCCCTATTCCGATGGTTTTCCGCGGACCTACGGGTAACGCCGGCCAGTTGGGTGCCCAGCACTCCCAGAACTTCGAAAACTGGTATGCGAACTGCCCTGGTCTGAAAGTAGTGGTTCCTTCTAACCCAAAAGACGCCAAAGGCTTGATGAAAGCGTCTATCCGTGACAATGACCCTGTGATCTTCATGGAGTCGGAGTTGATGTACGGAGACAAGGGGGAGGTGCCTGAGGGCGAATACATCATTCCGATCGGCGTGGCCGACGTTGTTCGCGAAGGTACTGACGTGACGTTGGTGTCTTTCGGAAAAATGATGAAAGTGGCTAACGCCGCCGCCGAGGAGCTTGCCAAAGAGGGCGTAAGCGCCGAGGTGATCGACCTTCGTTCCGTACGTCCGTTGGACTACAAGACTATCGTGGAGTCTGTGAAGAAAACCAACCGCTTGGTTATCGTTGAGGAAGCTTGGGCTATGGCGTCTATGGCTACCGATATCACGTACCACATTCAGCAAAATGCTTTCGATTACCTTGACGCTCCTGTACGCAAGGTAAACAGCTGGGATGTTCCGTTACCATACGCCCCAACTTTGATCGAGGCTATCTTGCCAAACGTTGAGAAGACAGTTAAAGCCGTAAAAGAGGTGATGTACTCGTAA
- a CDS encoding tetratricopeptide repeat protein, with product MKIRILPLMLVAGAATFSGCTLNKMAKLAKEQDVKATPDPLEVHADTVAFELSAVLPTKMMKPGYDYTIDPSYKYGSKEIDLNDVTFKGDDYPDKSAKPKKTESFAFPYNSDITNGDLVVDGTVTTKAGKEKKAIKDFAIAKGLITTSTLVENVANAAYAHPGYTDAEELEPTYVEFFFPQGSPRLNLYMSTNRDEAKSFKAFVAEKNVTRKVIITGTHSPEGTERVNSNLAEERAQAIEKQYRTLMGRYDYKGEADKIDFVLKPVVDDWGQFKTVLDSFDKLTAAQKQECLRIVNGAGTFEEKQDRLAELPFYKTIFNGLYPKLRNARTEILTVIEKKPNSTIAVMAKQIANGSLSADSLSDGELLWAAHLTPSLDEKEAIYKAVIKKSNAWKAHNNLAGVYVAKAEKAEGSARNSLVEKAINQAQSANRQTESPEAYANLAAAYYLQGNIAKAYGTIAKSVSLRPDSYSAAAINGTRGAIEIRMAKYGDAIATLAASDKTAVNAFNKGLAQLLNKEYQNAVVSLDEATEINGDFALAYYVKAVAYARQNNSSKAVDALKKAVKIDPSLKAKAANDLEFSKISASSDFTNAVK from the coding sequence ATGAAGATACGTATCCTCCCATTGATGTTAGTTGCGGGAGCCGCGACTTTTTCAGGGTGTACGCTGAACAAAATGGCCAAGCTCGCCAAAGAGCAGGACGTTAAAGCTACTCCCGATCCGCTTGAAGTACACGCCGACACCGTAGCTTTCGAGCTTTCAGCAGTGTTGCCGACTAAAATGATGAAGCCGGGTTACGATTACACAATCGACCCTTCATACAAATACGGAAGCAAGGAGATCGACCTTAACGATGTTACTTTCAAAGGTGACGATTACCCTGATAAGTCGGCTAAGCCTAAGAAGACTGAGTCGTTCGCTTTCCCTTACAACTCTGACATCACCAACGGTGATTTGGTAGTGGACGGTACTGTTACCACTAAGGCCGGCAAGGAGAAGAAAGCTATCAAGGATTTCGCTATCGCGAAAGGTTTGATCACTACTTCTACTTTGGTGGAGAACGTAGCCAACGCCGCTTACGCTCACCCGGGTTACACTGACGCTGAGGAGTTGGAGCCGACTTACGTTGAGTTCTTCTTCCCGCAAGGAAGCCCAAGACTGAACCTCTACATGTCGACTAACCGCGACGAGGCTAAGTCATTCAAAGCTTTCGTAGCTGAGAAAAACGTTACTCGTAAGGTTATCATCACTGGTACTCACTCGCCAGAAGGTACTGAGCGTGTAAACTCAAACTTGGCCGAAGAGCGTGCCCAAGCTATCGAGAAGCAGTACCGTACTTTGATGGGACGCTACGACTACAAAGGCGAAGCTGACAAGATCGACTTCGTATTGAAGCCAGTAGTTGACGATTGGGGACAGTTCAAAACTGTTTTGGACAGCTTCGACAAGCTTACTGCCGCTCAGAAGCAGGAGTGCTTGCGCATCGTTAACGGCGCCGGAACTTTCGAAGAGAAGCAGGACCGTTTGGCTGAGCTTCCCTTCTACAAGACTATCTTCAACGGTCTGTACCCTAAGTTGCGTAACGCTCGCACCGAGATCTTGACTGTTATCGAGAAGAAGCCTAACTCGACTATCGCTGTTATGGCCAAGCAAATCGCTAACGGTTCGCTTTCGGCTGACTCATTGTCAGACGGCGAATTGTTGTGGGCTGCTCACCTGACTCCTTCATTGGACGAGAAAGAGGCTATCTACAAAGCTGTGATCAAGAAATCAAACGCTTGGAAGGCTCACAACAACTTGGCGGGTGTATATGTAGCCAAAGCTGAAAAAGCTGAAGGTTCTGCGCGCAACAGCCTCGTTGAGAAAGCTATCAACCAAGCTCAGTCTGCCAACAGACAAACTGAGAGCCCAGAGGCTTACGCTAACTTGGCCGCTGCTTACTACCTGCAAGGCAACATTGCCAAAGCTTACGGTACTATCGCCAAGTCTGTGTCTTTGCGTCCTGATTCTTACTCGGCCGCCGCTATCAACGGAACTCGCGGTGCTATCGAAATCCGTATGGCTAAGTACGGCGACGCTATCGCTACTCTCGCTGCTTCAGACAAGACTGCTGTTAACGCCTTCAACAAAGGTTTGGCTCAGTTGCTGAACAAGGAGTATCAGAACGCTGTGGTTTCTTTGGACGAAGCTACTGAAATCAACGGCGACTTCGCTTTGGCTTACTATGTGAAAGCCGTAGCTTACGCTCGTCAGAACAACAGCTCTAAAGCTGTTGACGCTTTGAAAAAGGCTGTTAAGATCGACCCAAGCTTGAAAGCCAAAGCGGCTAACGACCTTGAGTTCTCTAAAATCTCAGCAAGCAGCGACTTCACCAACGCCGTGAAATAA
- a CDS encoding PspC domain-containing protein: MKNIRKFIDHQAFGVCAKLAEKFQLPIYKIRLWFIYSSFFTLGSSFLVYISLAFVVEIRKALRQRYNQFWYN, from the coding sequence ATGAAAAATATCCGAAAATTCATTGACCATCAAGCCTTTGGCGTATGCGCCAAGCTTGCCGAAAAATTCCAATTACCGATCTATAAAATAAGACTGTGGTTTATCTATTCCAGTTTTTTCACCTTAGGGTCCTCTTTCCTCGTTTACATCTCTCTCGCATTCGTGGTGGAAATCCGGAAAGCCCTAAGGCAACGTTATAACCAATTTTGGTATAACTAA
- a CDS encoding glycosyltransferase family 2 protein: protein MTKKVAVVILNYNGRALMEKFLPSVTDYSGDAEIVVVDNRSTDDSVDFLRERFPDVRLIVNEENGGFAKGYNDGLKHVEAEYYMLLNSDVEVTPGWLDPIVRLLDSDHEVAAVQPKILSHAEPEKLEYAGAAGGYIDSLAYPFCRGRLFDHTEKDSETYADTRPVFWATGAALMVRSDVFRQLGGFDEDFFAHMEEVDLCWRIHRMGRKVYYCGESSVYHVGGGTLAQGNPRKTYLNFRNSLSVLYLNTKGRHLLWKMPLRLGLDMVAALRFFGGGVPGDGKAVLKAFRDFTLSFAEHRKKRKKRKKSLAFVSDAPTQYRGLIVFDYFVRKKSRFSDLGFQSEEKNARTSTGFS, encoded by the coding sequence ATGACGAAGAAAGTAGCGGTAGTAATACTTAATTACAACGGTAGGGCTTTGATGGAAAAGTTCCTGCCTTCGGTAACCGATTATTCGGGGGATGCGGAGATTGTAGTGGTGGACAATAGGTCTACCGACGATTCCGTAGACTTTCTGCGTGAGCGATTCCCGGACGTGCGCTTGATCGTCAACGAGGAAAACGGCGGTTTCGCCAAAGGCTATAACGACGGACTCAAACACGTGGAGGCGGAGTATTATATGCTCCTCAACTCCGATGTGGAGGTGACACCGGGTTGGCTGGATCCGATTGTTCGCTTGCTAGACTCCGACCATGAAGTGGCGGCCGTACAGCCAAAGATACTTTCGCACGCAGAGCCTGAAAAACTCGAATATGCCGGAGCGGCGGGTGGCTACATCGATTCTTTGGCCTATCCGTTTTGCCGAGGCCGGCTGTTTGATCATACGGAAAAAGATTCCGAAACTTACGCCGACACCCGGCCTGTTTTCTGGGCCACGGGCGCTGCGCTGATGGTCCGTTCGGATGTCTTCCGCCAGTTAGGCGGATTCGACGAGGACTTCTTCGCCCATATGGAAGAGGTTGATCTCTGTTGGAGAATCCACCGGATGGGACGAAAAGTGTACTATTGCGGGGAAAGCTCCGTTTACCATGTAGGTGGCGGAACACTGGCGCAAGGGAATCCTCGGAAAACATATTTGAATTTTCGGAACTCGCTAAGCGTACTTTATCTGAATACTAAAGGAAGGCACTTGTTATGGAAGATGCCGCTCCGCTTGGGTTTGGATATGGTGGCGGCTCTTCGGTTTTTCGGAGGGGGCGTTCCCGGTGACGGCAAGGCGGTTTTGAAAGCTTTTAGGGATTTTACGCTGTCGTTCGCCGAACACCGTAAGAAAAGAAAAAAGAGAAAAAAAAGTCTGGCTTTCGTGTCGGATGCGCCCACTCAATATCGTGGACTGATAGTCTTTGATTATTTTGTGCGAAAAAAGTCCCGCTTTTCTGATTTGGGCTTTCAATCCGAGGAGAAAAACGCACGAACTTCAACAGGATTTTCCTAA
- a CDS encoding PepSY-associated TM helix domain-containing protein, with the protein MEGIREKKTVRKPANKKRNGLRKRLYNWSKKWHKYLGLFLAGFIIYTGFSGILLNHPSEIAGWSVHKSWVPERYHPYNWNRSALIKAVYNPKNESSLLVAGKQGVWRSDDGGFTFRPDMAGAFPESRYLRKTNDLLIHNQTAFAGTFGGLFSKKLSETDWKEIPLGDKKEDVKAVLETPNGLIAISKNGAFRKKASGEFEQVILPRPDKNSMSLIDFTFALHSGWLWGLPGRIVFDIVGLATVFLSVSAIYIFIFRKKKKNKATKKRMAFFVKYHNSIGFWLCGFILITSITGAFMRPPLLAALANGKAPSILLPSYFEENPWYHTIRNACYDTETDRIIIDTSEGLWAGKSDLKSDFTPLDWSVNIFPMGCTVLRPEGDGHFLVGSFYGLYNYKEGDDYATDALTGEKVKPYAGIQRPGRFITTGYFQTTGGTRYVSTHGQGLLPIDRPQNMNAFMMPKTMAGDYRMPLWNYMFELHNARLLNDIFGKWTILVIPLAGIILTLISLTGIFEYCYRKYRFFRK; encoded by the coding sequence ATGGAAGGTATCAGAGAGAAAAAAACGGTCAGAAAACCCGCCAATAAAAAACGGAACGGACTAAGGAAAAGGCTATATAATTGGTCAAAAAAATGGCACAAATACCTCGGGCTGTTTCTGGCCGGTTTTATCATTTACACGGGTTTTTCCGGAATCCTGCTCAACCACCCTTCCGAAATCGCCGGTTGGTCCGTACATAAATCTTGGGTCCCGGAACGCTACCATCCTTACAACTGGAACCGAAGCGCCCTAATCAAAGCCGTTTACAATCCCAAAAACGAATCGTCACTGCTCGTGGCCGGAAAACAAGGCGTCTGGCGCTCCGATGATGGCGGTTTTACGTTCCGTCCAGACATGGCCGGAGCATTCCCCGAATCCCGCTACCTCCGAAAAACCAACGATCTGCTTATCCATAACCAAACGGCTTTCGCCGGAACTTTCGGCGGACTTTTCTCCAAAAAACTATCCGAAACGGATTGGAAAGAAATCCCTTTGGGCGATAAAAAAGAGGACGTAAAAGCCGTATTGGAAACTCCTAACGGCCTAATAGCGATCAGCAAAAACGGAGCTTTCAGAAAAAAAGCCTCCGGCGAATTCGAGCAAGTAATCCTTCCCCGCCCAGACAAAAACTCCATGAGTTTGATCGATTTCACCTTCGCTCTGCACAGCGGATGGCTATGGGGACTCCCGGGCCGCATCGTTTTCGACATCGTCGGACTCGCCACCGTTTTCCTCAGTGTTTCGGCCATTTACATTTTCATATTCCGAAAAAAGAAAAAGAACAAAGCGACAAAGAAGCGAATGGCCTTTTTTGTCAAATACCATAACAGCATCGGTTTTTGGCTTTGCGGTTTTATCCTAATTACGTCAATCACCGGAGCCTTTATGCGTCCGCCATTGCTCGCCGCTTTGGCAAACGGGAAAGCGCCTTCAATCCTGTTGCCTTCCTATTTTGAGGAAAACCCTTGGTACCACACCATCCGAAACGCCTGCTACGACACGGAAACGGACCGGATTATCATTGACACCAGCGAAGGCCTTTGGGCCGGCAAGTCAGACCTGAAATCGGATTTCACGCCATTGGATTGGAGCGTCAATATTTTCCCAATGGGCTGTACGGTCCTGCGCCCCGAAGGTGACGGCCATTTTCTGGTCGGATCGTTTTACGGACTTTATAACTACAAAGAGGGCGACGACTACGCAACCGACGCGCTTACGGGCGAAAAAGTAAAACCGTACGCCGGCATCCAGCGTCCCGGACGCTTTATCACCACCGGATATTTCCAAACGACCGGCGGAACACGCTATGTCAGCACCCACGGACAGGGGCTTTTGCCGATAGACAGGCCTCAGAACATGAACGCCTTTATGATGCCAAAAACAATGGCCGGCGATTACAGAATGCCACTTTGGAATTACATGTTCGAGCTCCATAACGCCAGACTTCTGAACGACATCTTCGGCAAATGGACAATCCTGGTCATTCCGCTTGCGGGAATTATCCTGACCCTGATTAGCCTTACGGGAATTTTCGAATACTGCTACCGCAAATACAGATTCTTTCGAAAATAA
- the gcvP gene encoding aminomethyl-transferring glycine dehydrogenase has translation MTRINLHAKGAFSPRHLGSGNEGIDRMLETVGVGNVEELIDQTVPEAIRLKQDLMLPDALNETEFLEQFRSIASKNKIFKSFIGAGYHDCHTPTVILRNILENPGWYTAYTPYQAEIAQGRLEALINFQTMVSDLAGMDIANASLLDEGTAAAEAMSMFLALRKGKKKKGNANKFFVDSRVLPQTLSVMRNRALPIGVELVIGDISTLDLTDEALYGVMFQYPDSDGAVTNHKELIETAHANEVKVAASADLLSLAILTPPGEMGADAVVGVAQRFGVPMGYGGPHAGFFATREDYKRQIPGRIIGVSKDRHGDKAYRMALQTREQHIKREKATSNICTAQVLLAVMAGMYGVYHGADGVKNIALRTHGLTKALDKGLASLGYAQLNATFFDTLKIEVSAEEKAEIRRVAEEKQANFRYFDTNHIGVSFDETTTVKELDLVLGIFADVAEKGYDLQAITEEIDFVMPEGLARTSEYMTHEVFQQYHTEHEMLRYIKRLENKDLSLTHSMISLGSCTMKLNATSEMIPVTWPELGKVHPFAPVDQVHGYREIFKNLEAWLSEITGFAGTSLQPNSGAQGEFAGLMVIRAYHESRGEGHRNIAIIPTSAHGTNPASAVMAGMKVVLVNCDDHGNIDVEDLRAKAEEHKDNLSSLMITYPSTHGVFEESVIEICDIIHQNGGQVYMDGANMNAQVGLTSPGNIGADVCHLNLHKTFCIPHGGGGPGVGPIGVAKHLVPFLPGNPLVPEAGGEQAIESISAAPWGSASILPISYAYIAMMGPDGLTQATKTAILNANYIKARLEEAYPILYTGANGRCAHEMIVDFRQFKEFGIEVEDIAKRLMDYGFHAPTVSFPVPGTLMIEPTESESIEELDRFCEALLAIRIEIREVAEGAADATDNVLKNAPHTVDTITADTWNHSYSREKAAYPLGFVRENKFWPSVARVDNAYGDRNLYCSCIPVSDYAEVE, from the coding sequence ATGACAAGAATCAACCTGCACGCTAAAGGCGCTTTTTCGCCACGGCATCTTGGTTCCGGAAACGAAGGGATTGACAGGATGTTGGAGACCGTCGGAGTCGGTAATGTCGAGGAATTGATCGACCAAACCGTACCGGAAGCCATCAGACTCAAACAAGACCTGATGTTACCGGACGCGCTTAACGAAACCGAATTTTTGGAACAGTTTCGTAGCATCGCATCCAAGAACAAAATTTTCAAGTCCTTCATCGGCGCCGGCTACCATGACTGCCACACACCCACGGTCATTCTCCGGAACATCTTGGAAAATCCGGGCTGGTATACGGCTTACACTCCTTACCAAGCGGAAATCGCCCAAGGCAGACTCGAAGCGCTAATCAACTTCCAGACCATGGTCTCTGACTTGGCCGGCATGGATATCGCCAACGCGTCGCTCCTCGACGAGGGCACCGCCGCCGCGGAAGCCATGAGCATGTTCCTCGCGCTCCGCAAAGGAAAGAAGAAGAAGGGCAACGCCAACAAATTTTTCGTAGACAGCCGAGTGCTGCCCCAAACCCTCAGCGTAATGCGCAACCGCGCCTTGCCTATCGGTGTGGAACTCGTAATCGGCGACATCTCAACACTGGACCTGACGGACGAGGCGCTTTACGGCGTAATGTTCCAATACCCTGACAGCGACGGGGCCGTCACCAACCACAAAGAACTTATCGAGACGGCGCACGCCAACGAAGTGAAAGTAGCGGCCAGCGCTGACTTGCTCAGTCTCGCTATCCTGACGCCTCCGGGCGAAATGGGCGCCGACGCCGTAGTGGGCGTAGCGCAACGTTTCGGCGTACCGATGGGATACGGCGGACCACACGCAGGCTTCTTCGCAACTCGCGAAGACTACAAGCGACAGATTCCGGGCCGTATCATCGGCGTATCGAAAGACCGCCACGGCGACAAGGCTTACCGCATGGCCTTACAGACTCGCGAACAGCACATCAAACGTGAGAAAGCCACTTCGAACATCTGTACTGCACAAGTACTTTTGGCCGTAATGGCCGGTATGTACGGCGTATACCACGGAGCCGATGGCGTTAAGAATATCGCTTTGCGTACCCACGGCCTTACCAAGGCTTTGGACAAAGGGCTCGCCTCATTGGGTTACGCCCAACTGAACGCCACTTTCTTCGATACACTTAAAATCGAAGTGAGCGCCGAGGAAAAAGCCGAGATCCGTCGTGTGGCCGAAGAAAAGCAAGCGAACTTCCGCTACTTCGACACTAATCACATCGGTGTTTCTTTTGACGAAACAACTACGGTTAAGGAACTCGATCTCGTGTTGGGCATATTCGCCGACGTGGCCGAGAAAGGTTACGACCTGCAGGCCATCACCGAAGAGATCGACTTCGTGATGCCGGAAGGTCTTGCCCGTACTTCGGAGTATATGACTCACGAAGTATTCCAGCAGTACCACACCGAGCACGAAATGCTCCGCTACATCAAGCGCCTTGAGAACAAGGACTTGTCATTGACGCATTCGATGATTTCTCTCGGATCATGTACCATGAAGCTGAACGCCACTTCGGAAATGATCCCGGTGACTTGGCCTGAGCTTGGCAAGGTTCATCCGTTTGCGCCAGTGGATCAGGTACATGGCTACCGCGAAATCTTCAAAAACTTGGAAGCTTGGCTGAGCGAAATCACCGGTTTTGCCGGAACTTCCCTCCAGCCTAACTCGGGCGCCCAAGGCGAATTCGCCGGACTGATGGTTATCCGCGCTTACCACGAAAGCCGTGGCGAAGGGCACCGTAATATCGCCATCATCCCGACTTCGGCCCACGGAACCAACCCTGCCAGCGCCGTAATGGCCGGTATGAAAGTAGTTCTCGTAAACTGCGACGACCACGGCAACATTGACGTGGAAGACCTCCGCGCCAAAGCCGAAGAGCATAAAGACAACCTTTCTTCTTTGATGATCACTTACCCGAGTACGCACGGCGTGTTCGAGGAGAGCGTCATCGAAATTTGCGATATCATCCACCAAAACGGCGGACAGGTATATATGGACGGCGCCAACATGAACGCCCAGGTAGGCTTGACCAGCCCGGGCAACATCGGGGCGGACGTTTGTCACCTGAACCTCCACAAAACATTCTGCATCCCTCACGGCGGCGGCGGACCGGGCGTAGGCCCAATCGGCGTAGCCAAGCACCTCGTGCCGTTCTTGCCGGGCAACCCGCTCGTGCCGGAAGCAGGCGGAGAGCAGGCTATCGAATCCATCTCGGCGGCACCTTGGGGCAGCGCCAGCATCTTGCCTATCTCATACGCCTACATCGCAATGATGGGACCCGACGGCTTGACGCAAGCTACCAAAACCGCAATCCTGAACGCCAACTACATCAAGGCCCGCCTTGAGGAAGCCTACCCGATCCTTTACACCGGCGCCAACGGACGTTGCGCTCACGAAATGATCGTGGACTTCCGCCAGTTCAAGGAATTCGGTATTGAGGTAGAGGACATTGCCAAACGTTTGATGGACTACGGCTTCCACGCTCCGACCGTCTCGTTCCCGGTACCGGGCACGTTGATGATCGAGCCGACGGAAAGTGAGTCAATCGAGGAATTGGACCGCTTCTGCGAAGCGTTGTTGGCTATCCGTATCGAGATCCGCGAAGTAGCCGAAGGCGCCGCCGACGCTACGGACAACGTATTGAAGAATGCGCCGCACACTGTGGACACGATCACCGCCGACACGTGGAACCACTCTTACAGCCGAGAGAAAGCCGCTTACCCGCTCGGGTTCGTTCGCGAGAACAAGTTCTGGCCGTCGGTAGCCCGCGTGGATAACGCCTACGGCGACCGTAACCTCTACTGCTCGTGCATCCCGGTAAGCGACTACGCCGAAGTGGAGTAA